In Piliocolobus tephrosceles isolate RC106 chromosome 12, ASM277652v3, whole genome shotgun sequence, one DNA window encodes the following:
- the LOC113219551 gene encoding protein SSX5-like, with translation MDGDDAFARRPRVGAQIPEKIQKHPWRQVCDHVLHLVILSPFWKVGREPASSIKALLCGRGEARAFDDIAKYFSKKEWERMKVSEKIVYVYKKRKYEAMSKLGFKVTLPPFMRNKRATDFQGNYFDNDPNHGNQGE, from the exons ATGGATGGAGACGACGCCTTTGCAAGGAGACCTAGGGTTGGGGCTCAAATACCAGAGAAGATACAAAAG CATCCCTGGAGACAAGTCTGTGACCATGTACTACATTTGGTGATTCTCAGTCCATTCTGGAAGGTGGGAAGAGAGCCAGCCAGCAGCATTAAAGCCCTACTGTGTGGCAGGGGAGAAGCTAGG gcCTTCGATGATATTGCCAAATACTTCTCTAAGAAAGAGTGGGAAAGGATGAAAGTCTCAGAGAAAATCGTCTATGTGTATAAGAAGAGAAAGTATGAGGCCATGAGTAAACTAG gtttcaaGGTCACCCTCCCACCTTTCATGCGTAATAAACGGGCCACAGACTTCCAGGGGAATTATTTTGATAATGACCCTAACCATGGGAATCAGGGTGAGTAG